Part of the Nostoc sp. ATCC 53789 genome, TCTCGGAACTTCCCAGCCAGGATTTCATCAGTTGCTTGCACAATCGCCTGACTAATATCTTGGGGAATGCAATTCAGTTCTCCATTCACAATTGCTGTAGCTTTTTTAATGATTAATCCAGCATCTACGTAAGTAGCTAAAGGCTTAATGCCGCTAATAGGAAAGTTTTCGATTGCCCGTAGCGTTTGAATGCCGTAATAAACGCTACTAGCAATTTGGCGATCGCCCATCGAATCGCGTTCGATGCGGAATTGAGAGTCTGTGTGTTCAGTCATAGTATTGTTTTAAGAGAGCTACAGAAAACAGATTTTCCCACGCAGTCACACTCAGATACACTAATCTGCATAGATTTTGCATATTTGCTTGACTGCTTGTTGCTTTACAGTTGTTAATTTTGAAGTTTGATTTTTGAATTCCCTATGACCATACCCAACTGGATTACCTTCTCTCGCCTATTGGGGATACCATTTCTACTTTATGGTTTATATAATCCCACACCTCAAGCTCAGTGGATATGTTTGGCGATTTTTCTCGTTGCTGCATTGACAGATTGGTTAGATGGCTATTTAGCGCGGAAACTCAACCAAATTAGCGAATTGGGTAAGTTTCTCGATCCCTTAGTGGATAAACTTCTGGTACTTGCGCCGTTGCTGGTTTTTATTGAACTAGGAAAAGTGCCGGCTTGGGGAGTGTTTTTGATTTTAGCGCGGGAATTAGCGATCGCTGGTTGGCGGGTGAATCAAACGACGATTACCGGGGCGAACATTTGGGGTAAACTCAAAACTGTTAGTCAAATAGTTGCGATCGCACTTTTGATTGCGCCTCTAGGTGAAGTGTGGCAAACTCCCTCTTTGCTTGCCTTTTGGATTTCTGTCGCCCTGACTTTAATCTCTGGGGGTATTTATCTTTTGCCCCAAAAAGCTAGGACTAATGAAACGGCAATATAGTATTGTAATTCAGTGGTCTAATGAAGATAAAAAGTACATTGTCAGCTTACCTGAGTTTGGCCCCTATGCACACACTCATGGAAATACCTACGCGGATGCTCTCAATAATGGTGAGGAAGTGCTGGAACTTTTGATTGAAGATTACCAAGCGCAAGGAAAACCATTACCAGAGCCTTTGACTGCTAATGTTTACTTTCAGTTTGTGCAATCCTCACCGTAATTATAAGAACACTCGGTAATTTCAAAAATGATTTCAATAAAATTTGATCGGAGTTCTAAGGTATAGTCTTTATTCTTAACCCCTTGTACAGACGCGATGAATCGCGTTTCTGCTCACCCCCAAATATTTTCATGCCATCCAAAATCTTACCACCGCCCCTAAAACCTGGAGACTTACTGAGAGTAATTGCCCCTAGTGGTGCTTTGCGAGAATTGGAGGCATTTGAACGGGGTATAGAAATTTGGCGATCGCGTGGTTATCGACTAGAAATCAGT contains:
- the pgsA gene encoding CDP-diacylglycerol--glycerol-3-phosphate 3-phosphatidyltransferase encodes the protein MTIPNWITFSRLLGIPFLLYGLYNPTPQAQWICLAIFLVAALTDWLDGYLARKLNQISELGKFLDPLVDKLLVLAPLLVFIELGKVPAWGVFLILARELAIAGWRVNQTTITGANIWGKLKTVSQIVAIALLIAPLGEVWQTPSLLAFWISVALTLISGGIYLLPQKARTNETAI
- a CDS encoding type II toxin-antitoxin system HicB family antitoxin produces the protein MKRQYSIVIQWSNEDKKYIVSLPEFGPYAHTHGNTYADALNNGEEVLELLIEDYQAQGKPLPEPLTANVYFQFVQSSP